The Nocardia sp. BMG51109 nucleotide sequence CCCCCGCAACGGATACGTGGAGACACACCGAGCGACCGAGAACGGTTACCGCAGAGTATTTTTCGTCAAACGACTGTGAAACCGGCGAGCCCGGCGTGCGAAACTCACCGCCGCCACACATACCGCACCTGCGGCCGGCCCGCCCGGCCGTAGTCGGCGCGCCGGTCCACCACCCCGTCGTCGGCCAGTCGCTCGAGATAGCGCCAGGCGGTTACGCGCGAGACCCCCACCGCCCGGCCGGTTTCGGTGGCCGACAGGCCCTCGTCGGCCGTGCGGACCGCTCGGGAGATCTCCTCCAGGGTTTGTGGCGCAATGCCTTTCGGTGCGGTGGTCTTCGGGTCGGCGGTGCGCAGTGCGCTGAACGCCCGGTCGATGTCGTGCTGGGTGAGGGTGTCCGCGCCGGACGGTAACGCCGCGCGGAACTCCAGATAGCGGTCCAGCTTCTCCCGGAACGCGGCAAAGGTGAACGGCTTCAACAGATACAGCGCGACACCGTGCGCCACGGCGGACCGCACCATCTCCAGGTCACGGGCCGAGGTGATCGCGATGACATCGGGCCGGGGCCGCAGCCGGGCCAGCGCCGCGGCCACCTCCAGCCCGCCGATGTCGGGTAGTCCGATATCCAGCAGCACCAGCTCGACGGGTTCGTCCCCCTCGGCTGCCCGGGTCGCCTCGCGCAGCGCGTCCTGCCCGGTGCGGGCGACCGCGACGATCGTGAACCCCGACATCCGCTCCAGGTAGGCCCGGTGCGCGTCGGCGATCTGCGCCTCGTCCTCGACGATCAGCACCCGCACGGTCATAGCGGAATCCTTACCAGCACAGCCGATTCCGGCGATCGTTCGGCGCGCAGCGTGCCGCCGTACCGCGCCACCAGACGCCGCACCAGGGCCAGGCCCAGTCCCTGGTGGTCGGTCTTGGTCGAATAGCCGCGTTCCATGGCACGGGCGAACACCTCCTCCGACATGCCCGGCCCGCTGTCCGCGATCCGGAGGTAGAGCCCCGAATCCTCTTGCCGGACGGTCACTTCCACCCAGGCGTCCGGGGTCTGCGCGACCGCATCGAGCGCGTTGTCGACCAGATTGCCCACCAGGGTGACCATTTCGTGCGCGCTCAGCGGTGCCGCGGTGTCGAGCTCGGTATCCTCCGCCACGGTGAGCTCGACGCCGCGCTCGATCGCCTGGTCGACCTTGCCCAGGAGCAGCGCCACCAGCGCCGGCTCCCGCACCGCACCGGTCAGCCGGTCGATCAGCGCCTGCGACAAACGCAGTTCGGCCGTCGCGAATTCCACCGCCTCCCGGTAGAGGCCCAGCTCGACCATGGTGACGACGGTATGCAGCCGGTTCGCCGACTCGTGCGCCTGGGCGCGCAGCGAATCGGCAAGTCCGCGTACCGAATCCAGCTCGCCCATCATGTCGCGCAGCTCGGTGTGATCGCGCACGGTCAGCACCGTGCCCAGCGGCCGGCCCGACCACCGCACGACGTCCTGGTTCACCACCAGCACCCGCTCCGCGGTCACGTGCATCTCGTCGCGCACCACCCGCATATCCAAGCGGCGCAGCGAGATCGGCAGATCGGTGCGCCGGATCGGGCCGTCGGGCAGCTCCAGCAGGAGCCGGGCCTGGTCGTTGACCACCGCGGCCGTGTCGGCATCGCGGTCGAACACCACCAGGCCCTCGTGGATCGAGTGCAGCACGGCGTCGTGATGTTCGTAGAGGGTGCGCAGCTCGGCGGGCGCGAGGCCGTGGGTCTGGCGCAGCAGCCGCCGCCGCAACAGCGCCGACCCCAGCACCGCGAGCAGCAGCCCGGCGCCGGCGGAACCGAGAATCAGCGGCAGCTGCCGCCGCACCTGATCGGCGATGCGGTCCCGGGTCACCCCCGCCGAGACCAGCGCGACGATCCGGCCGTCGTCGTAGACCGGCGTGACCGCGCGGATGGACGGCCCGAGGCTGCCCGGATAGATCTCGGTGAACGTCTCGCCGGCCAGCGCGCGATCGATGGTGCCGCTGAACGGCTTTCCGATCCGGTCCACTTCGGTGTGGGTGTAGCGGGTGCGATCGGGGGCCATCACGACGATGAAGTCGACGGTGGCCTGCCGCCGGATCCGCTCGGTCACCGGCTGCAACAGTGCCGTCGGATCCGGCCCGCGCACCGCGGCCGCGGTCGAGGGCGCCTGCGCGACGGATACCGCGATATCGGTGACCCGCCGCGCCGTCGCCCGGTCCTGATCGCGCCGCAGCTCCCAGACCGTCAGCGCCACCCCGACCGCGACGACGGTCACCAGGACCACCAGCTGCACGGCGAATACCTGCCCGGCCAGCGTCATCCCGCGGTCGCGACCGGTACGGCGTTGCGCCGGCACATGTCCTCCCGGTGAACGAAATGTACGAAACAGTGACCCCGGTCACGGTAGCCGTCACCATAATGTCCGGGGCCGTAGCCCGGCTCACACCAGCAGTACCGGAGGAACCACACTCTTATGTCGGAACAGACGACCCGGCCGCAGCGCCGCGACCGAACCCATTGGCTCTACCTCGCCGTCATCGTGGCGGTGGTGGCCGGCATCTTCGTCGGCTGGCTGGCACCCGGCTTCGGGAAGTCGGTGGGCGAGCTGGGCACCATGTTCGTGAACCTGATCAAGATGATGATCTCACCGGTCATCTTCTGCACCATCGTGCTGGGCATCGGCTCGGTGCGCGCGGCCTCGCGGGTGGGGAAGGTCGGCGGCCTGGCGCTCGGGTACTTCCTGGTGATGTCGACCGTCGCGCTGGCGATCGGCCTGGTGGTCGGCAACCTGCTGGAGCCGGGCAGCGGCCTGAACATCGCCGAGCACGCGAAGGACGCCACCAAGTACGCCGAACAGGCCGAGGGCGCCGGCGGCACCTGGGACTTCCTGGAGAGCATCATCCCGACGTCGCTGCTGTCCTCGCTGACGGAAGGCAGCGTGCTGCAGACGCTGTTCGTGGCGCTGCTGGTCGGATTCGCGATCCAGGCCATGGGCAGCACGGGGGAGCCGATCCTGAACGCGGTGGGGCTGATTCAGAAGCTGGTGTTCCGGATTCTGACGATGATTCTGTGGCTGGCGCCGATCGGCGCGTTCGGCGCGATCGCCAACGTGGTGGCGTCGACGGGGCTGGAGGCCGTCGAGCAGCTGGCGCTGCTGATGGTCGCGTTCTACCTGACCTGTGCGGTGTTCGTCTTCGGCGTGCTGGGCGTGTTGATGAGGGCCACGGCCGGCGTGTCGATCTTCAAGCTGGTCCGCTACCTGGCGCGGGAGTTCCTGCTGATCGTGTCCACCTCGTCGTCGGAGTCGGCGCTGCCGCGGCTGATCGCGAAGATGGAGCACATGGGAGTGGAGCGGAGCACCGTCGGCATCGTGGTACCGACCGGCTATTCGTTCAACCTCGACGGCACCGCGATCTACCTGACGATGGCGACGCTGTTCATCGCCGACGCCATGGGCAACCCGCTGTCGTGGACCGAACAGCTGAGCCTGCTGCTGTTCATGATCGTGGCGTCCAAGGGCGCGGCGGGCGTCACCGGCGCGGGCCTGGCCACCCTGGCGGGCGGCCTGCAGAGCCACCGCCCCGAACTGCTCGACGGCGTCGGCCTGATCGTCGGCATCGACCGCTTCATGTCGGAGGCCCGCGCCGTCACCAACTTCGCCGGCAACGCCGTCGCCACCGTGCTGGTCGGCACCTGGACCAGCACCATCGACGCCCAGCGCGTGCGCTCGGTGCTGGACCGTCAGTTGCCTTTCGACGAGACCACCATGGTCGACAGCCACACACCGGACCGCACGGACAGCGACGACCTGGTCCCGTCCCGCTGAGAGCCGCAAGCCCGCGTCCGACCGGACGCGGGCTCGTCCGGGTCCGATCTGCTCGACGGTCCGCTGCACCGGCGCCGCGAATCAGCTCGCCTGGATCGACAACGGCCGTCACGTCATGGATTTCGTCCCTGTCGACAACCTCGCCGCCGCGACGGCAGCCGCGCTGAGCCGCGGCCGGGACCGCGGGGTCTACTACATCACCGATGGCGCTCCGATGCCGCTCCGGGACTTCTTCACTCCGGTCCTGGCAACCGCGGGTGCCGATGTCGGCCGCGCGCGAAGTGTTCCGCTCGCGGTCGCCGCGCCCGTCGCCGGGATCCTCGACCGGGCATGGCGACTGCTGCGCCGCCCTACCGCACCGCCGTTGAACAACTGGCTGATCGCGACCATGGGCCGCGACCGCAGCTACGACATCACGAATGCCCGCGCCGACCTGGACTATCGGCCGAGCGTGACCTTCGCCGCCGGACTGGATGATCTGCGCACGTCCGCGCGTTGGCTGCCCCGCCGGTTGCCCTTCGGCGGGACCAGGATGGTCGACACCCACATCCCGGACCGTCGCGTGGTCGCCGGGTACGATCACGGAAGCGATTCGGGTTCAAGGGGGTTCGGCGATGCCGCCAACGGCGTGGGAGCTGGCATTCAACCGGCGAGTGGTGCATCCGATCGTGGTGGGCGCCCTCGAACGAGGACTTGCCCCACCGACGTTCGCATTACTCGAGACCACCGGGCGCCGCACGGGCCGGCGGCGTGTCGTCCCGGTCGCGAACGGCTTGCAGGGCAACACCTTCTGGCTGATCTCCGGGCGAGGTGAGCGGGTCGGGTACGTCCACAACATCCGCGGATCCCCGGGTGCGCATCAAGGCCGGGCCGGCACGGCTCCGGGACGGGATTCGGTGCGAATGGCGTTCGGGCACTGCCCATCTGCTGCCGGAGGACGATGCCGAGGCCCGGCACCGGTTCCTCGGCCGGGGCCGCCCCGGATACCGAGCCGATGGTATGGCGTTGCGCAGGCTCGCGACCGGCGGCGACATGCTCACGATCCGCATCGATCTCGATCCGGCGGACGCTGCCGGTCTCGACTAGGCGGGCGCCGCCGGGGGCGCGAGCTTCCAGTGCTCGTGGAGGGCCGCCCCGATCTCCGGTAGTACCGTTACGGGAATTCGCTTGTGGCGCAACATCTTCCGGATCTCGCCCACTTGTTCGCACTTGCGGTGCTCGTAGGCGTTGGCGACCGGGCGCACCACCGGCGGGATGCTCAGCAGGACCAGTTCGCTGTGCGGTTCGTCGCCGCCGGTCAGGTCCAGCGCGAGCGACCACCGGGCCTGCTCGTCCAGCGCGAACCGGCCCGCGACCACCCGCTCCCAGCCGATGCTGGATTCGTGCAGCGGCGTGCGCAGGTAGATCGCCTGCTCGGTCAGCACCACGGCGTCCCGCCCGAACAGCCGCACCAGCAGCGCGATCGCGACGACCGCTCCCGCGAACAGCCCGGTGAATACGCGATTCACCCCGAACACCCCCACGACAGCGGCACACACCACCACCGTGGCGGCCACCCCGAGCACGCTGTACACCAGCGCCCGCCGCCCGGACACCACCCCCGCACGCACTGCGCCCATCGACCCTCCTACCTCCGCGCGCCCACCGTACCGGTCGCGCGGTTCTCCGGGTAGGTGCATTCGGTGCCGGTCCGGGTCGGCCGAAATTCCGGTGGTTCGGCCGGAGAACTCACCGGGGTGGCATCCAGCCGGTTTGAATGAGTTCGGTGGTGCCGCGGGTGGTGAGGATGCCGCGGCCCGGTGGCAGCGGTTGTGGGGCGATGCCGCCGATCAGTTCGCCCTCGTCGGGGTGGCCGCTCATGACGAGGCCGGCGGCGCCGTGCCTGCGCAGGCCGCCGAGCATCGGTTCGTAGAGGCTGCGGGCGGCGTTGTGCGCGGTGCGCGCGACGATCATGTGGAAGCCGATCTCGCGTGCGAAAGGCAGCAACTCCACCAGCTTCCAGGCCGGGCTGTCGGTGTTCCATGCCGACCTGCCGATGGTCGGCGGGACCATCAGGTCGTAGTCATCGATGACGGCGAACATCTCCGGGCCGGACCACCGCGGCGCACCCGGCCGGGACATCCGGTTCGCCAGGAAGCGCGCCAGGCCGGAGAGCAGCTGTTCGAGCGTCTGCCAGTTCGTGGCGTAGCCGGAATCGAAACCCGCCGGAACGCATTCCGTCGGTCCGTCGCGATAGGACGCCGTCACGATGCGTGCCCGATCCGCGGTGTTGGATGCGCAGATCGCCGCGATGATCGAGCGCAGCAGCGTGGTCTTACCGCTCCCGGAGTCGCCGACCACGAGGAAGTGCGGGTTGGCGTCGAAGTCGAGACATACCGGCGCCAAGGCCGATTCGTTGATCCCGATCGGAAATCGGAGGCAGGCCCGGGCCGGATCAGCCGGCCGGTCTCCGCCCGGCCACAGCAGTTCCTCGCGGCGCACCAGTTCGGGCAGTGGCCGGATCCGCGGCGCCGGCTGCCCCGGCGTGCACTGCCGCACCGTTGCCACCGCCTCGGCCTCGGCCCCGGCCAGTGACCGCGGGTCGGGATTGCCGTCGAGGCGCGGAAGCGCCGTGAGCAGGTGCTGGTAGTCCGCGGTCATCCCGCGGCCCGGTCGCCCCGGCGGGATCAGTGTGGCGTAGGCCGGATCGAGTTCGGATCGGGCCGGATCCTGCGGGCGAAGCTCGACACAGGTGCCGAAACGGTCCTTCAGCCAATGGCCTACTTCGAACCATCCCCGCACCGTCACGACCACGTGCACCCCGTACGACGGTCCCTCCGCCGCGAGCTCGACGATCGGCAGTCCGAGCGTGTCGAACTCCCGATCCAGCAGGGGCAGGTTATCGATCACCAGGAATGCGTCGCCGTACGGATCGGCCCGGGCCACGGACGCGCCGGGGGCGTCGCTCGAATCCCCCGCACGCAGCTTCCTGAACTGCGCCATCGACTCGATACCCGCCGTGCGAAAGCGTTGTTTCCGGCCGCTCATCAGCGCGGCCATCTCCCCGACGATGCGCCGCACCAGGTGCCCGTCCCCGGGGCACGCTACCGCGCCCACGTGCGGCAACCCTTCGATTCCGGCGAGCGCGCCGCCGCCGAAGTCGAGGCAGTAGAACTGCACCTGCTCGGCGGTGTGGGTGAGCGACAACGCCATGATCAGCGAGCGCAGCGCGGTCGACTTCCCGGATTCCGGCCCGCCCACCACGGCGGCATTGCCCTGCGGGCCGGACAGGTCGACGGTCAACGGATCACGGCGTTGCTCGAAGGGGCGATCGATGATGCCGATCGCGGTGCGCAGCGTCGCGATCCGGACATGCTCGCCGGTGACGACAGTACGGGTGAGGAGCTGGTCGAGCGTCGGTGGCGCATCCAGTGGAGGCAGCCATATCTCATGCCGCGACATGCCGTTCCAGTGCAGTTGCGAAACGAGCGCCTCGAGCAGCGTGCGATCGGCCTTCTCGCTGGACCCGGTCGTCACGCGGCGAGCGGCGCGCACGGGCTTGAATCGAATCGGCTCGGGGTAAACGCACAGATATCCGTGGCCGGGGGGATTCGGCAGCATGCGGAGATCGTCGGCGTGAAGTAATGGTCGTAGCTCGTTGGTGGAGAGGTCTCCCAGAGCGATGCGGTAGGCCAAGTGGCCCTCGAGTCCGGTGAATGCTTCTTCGTCGAGCCGTTGCGCCCCGGCCAGCAGGTGAATTCCGAGTCGTCCACCGAGACGGCCGAGTGCCGCGAACGGTGCGCGGGAATCCGGCGGTACCGATACGAACTCGCTGAACTCATCGATGACCAGCACCAGCGAGGGAAGTGGATCGAGGTCCGCGCCGAGGGATCGCGCCCTTTCGTACTCGGCGATCTCACCGAAATTTCCGCTGTCCTTCAACACGGCCAGACGGCGATGGCACTCACCGACCGCAACCTCCATGATGCGGCTCGCCAGGAAGGGATTCTGTGCGACACCGGAAACATGTGCCGATACGTGGGGCAGATCCGTCAGCCCGTCGAATGTTCCGCGCCCGTGGAAGTCGACCAGGAGGAAGTTGACGGCTTCGGGCGAGTGCCTGACCGCCAGCCCGAGGACGATGGCTCTGAGCAGGTCGTACCGTTCCGATTCCGGCGAGCCGACCACGACGCCGTTCGGCCCGTTCCCGTGCTCCATGGCCGTTTTGATATCCAACTCGACCGGGCGTCCCGCGGCGTCGATCCCTATCGGGATTCGCAGGCGCTCGCGACCGAACCGAGGCTTCCACAGTTCTCGCGTATCGATGTTCTCCGGCTCGTCCAAGCCATATAGGTCCGCGAAGTCGACGTCGCCGTCGACGGGCGTGGGTCCGGGTTGGTTGTGGAGTGGCGTGGGTCCGGTTCTGCCGCCGAGCGGCATCGGCCCGGACAGGCCGCCGTCCGGCCCTTCCCGCGCATCGCCATCCCCTCCACGCTGCGTCGCAGGTTCGGATTCCACGGCTGCCCCCCTCCACATAGATCACCGTCGGCAGGTCGCCAGGCGATCATAGCGGTCGGGGCCGCAAGCCCTTGTGCGCCAAGGGCTTGCGAGCAGCGCCGCCGCTCAGGATTGCAGGGCCACCGCCGCTTCGGCCGTGTACACCAGGAACGTCAGGCTCTGCTGGAAGTACAGGCGGACCTTGTCGAGGTCGTGGGACTCGTAGCCGATCGAGAGATCCTGGCCCAGTTGCAGATCGAAGTCGCCGCCGCGGGTGGTCAGCACGAAGGCGCCGTCGATGGCCGGGGCCCAGATGATCTGGCCCTCGGGAATCAGCCGCTCGATATGCGTGCGGATCGGGTGGCCGTGGTCGGAGGTCTCGCTGACCTGGGTGTACAGATCGGCGCTCAGCAGCACCGAGTAGGGGCCGTCGACACCGGCCAGGCGTAGCTCGCTCAGCGCCTGCGCCAGCGCCTCCGGCACCAGCCGCGGATCGGACGGCAGCGTGACCGGCTCGTTGGACGAGGCGGACCGGATTCCGGTGATGCTCGCCGCCGGATAGCCCTCGAAGATCGCCCGGTCCTCGGCGAAGGCGATCTTGCGGGCCGCATCCTTCACCGCGTCCAGATCGGTGTCCTGGGCGCCGCGCTCGACGTTGTCGAGTTCCTCGCGCGACAGCGTGAACGGCACCCGCAGCTCGACCAGCGGCGCCACCAGCCGCTGCCGCGCCTGCACGCCCTCATCGGGCGCCGTGATGGCGGCGGTGCGCCCCAGCCCGACGGCCGAGTAGTCGGTGCCGTGCGGCCCGGACAGATCCACGACGCGGCGCCCGGCGATATGCCGCTTGAACGTGCGGGTCGCCTCCTCCTCGATCGCCGACCAGGCCTCGGCGGTGATCGGCGCGAGCTCGCGGTGCAGGTTGTTCATGCTGCGTCCTTTCCGGCGCGGGCAGAGCCCCTCGTGGGCTGCCTCGAATGGGCCTGATCGCTCATGCCTGAGTGCTTTTCAACGTGCCGATACCGAGACTGCCGTCGCCCGTTGGCGCGGCATCGGGCAGATCATCGAGCAGATCGCTGTCACCCGGATCGCTGTCACCCGGATCGATATCGCCGGAGAGTTCCGACTCCGGCGCTTCCGGCGGGTCGTCCAGGAAATCGGTGGACGGGGCGAAGAACAGGGTGCCGGTGACGGCGGTGGAGAAGTCGAGAATGCGGTCGTAGGCGGCCTCGTCGCTGCCCAGGAACATGCGCTCCAGCATCTGCTCGATCACGGTGGGGGTGGCGGCGTAGGCGATGTAATAGGTGCCGAACTCGCCCGCCTGCACGCTGCCGAACGGCATGTTGGCGCGCACGATCTGCAACTGGTTGCCGTCGGCGTCGTACAGGGTGTTGACCGCCACGTGCGAATTCAGCGGCTTCTCCTCGTCGGAGAGTTCGAAATCGCTCAGCTTGGTGCGCCCGATGACGTGCTCCTGCTCATCGACCGGCAGCGCGTTCCACGTGTCGAGATCGTGGGTGTATTTCTGCACCACGACGTAACTGCCGCCCGCGAAGTCCGGATCCTCCGCCCCGACGATCGCCGCCGACTGCGCGAGCCGACCCTCCGGATTCTCGGTGCCGTCGACGAACCCCAGCAGGTCGCGCATTTCGAGATAGCGGAAGCCGATCGTCTCGTCGACGATGGTGGCCGCGCCGCGTAGCCGCTCGCCGATGGCCATCGCCAGCTCGAAGCAGGCGTCCTGGGATTCGGCGCGGATGTGGAAGAGCAGATCGCCGGGCGTGGCGGGGGCCTCGTGCCGATCGCCGTCGTAGCCCGGAAACTCGTGCAGCTCAGCTGGTCTCGGCCCGGCGAACAGCCGGTCCCACGCGGCGGAGCCGATACCGGCGCAGCAGGTGAGGTCGGAACCGGACAACCGGAACCCGACCGAGCGGCGCAGGCCGGACAGGTCGGCGAGCAGATCGCGGATCGCCGGCTCGCCCCCCTCGTCGATGGTGGCGACGAGGAAGATCGCGGCGCGTGTGAGCGGATCGAGGATCGGCTGCGGCTCACCCATGATCAACAGACTAGAGGGTGCCACCGACAGGACGGATCATGATCGACCGATGTCCGTCGTGATCGGGGCCTGGCCCCTACTTGGCGACGGTCAGCAGGAACGCCACATCGTCGATGGCCTTGACGCTGTGCCGGGCGGCCGGGAGGACCAGCAGGTCGCCGGGTGAGCCCTTCCACTCGTTCGCGCCGCTGAGCAGCGTCAGCGTGCCGGTGAGCACCTGCAGCGTGGCCTCGCCGGGATTCTCGTGCTCGGCCAGGCTCTGCCCCGCGGTCAGGGCGATCACGGTCTGCCGGAGGCTGTGGGTGTGGCCGCCGCACAGGGTCTGGGAGCTGCGCCCGCTCGTCGTGGTCGCGGCCAGCTTCAGCTGCTGGCGAGCCACCGCGGTCAGCGATTTCTTGTCCATGGACACCTCTTTACGGGTCAGCCGGGATCGGGCTGTGGTCGCGGGCCGAATATCCGTGAGTATGCCGGAGACCCACCGGGGGCTCCGGTGTTTCGCCGTTTCGATGCCGTGTCGGTGCACGTCACGAGGTCTGTCGGGTACGTCACGCGGGCTGTCGGGACTCGTCCGCGGGCGCGGGTGGATCGGGTCTCGTACTGTCGGACGTGCTCTATCGAACGTAGCGCAACCAGCGATACCGCGTCCCGGAGCGGGACGTGCGCCAGCCGCTGTCGGAATCGATCCGCCACTCGGGGCCCACGGCCGGCGCGTAGGCATCGCCGGCGACCTCGGCGTCCACCTCGGTGACCACCAGCTCGGTGGCGTGATCCATTGCCGCCCGGTAGATTTCGCCGCCGCCCATCACCCAGGCCAGTTCGCCGCAGGCCAGGCGCAGCGCCTCCGCCGGCGATCCGGCCCGCTCGGCCCCCGCGGCCGCCCAGTCCGGCTGCCGGGTGACGACGATATTGCGCCGATTCGGCAGCGGCCGGGCCCGCGCGGGCAGCGAATCCCAGGTGCGCCGCCCCATCACCACCGGATGCCCCGAGGTGACGTTCTTGAAGTGCGCCATATCCTCGGGGACTCGCCAGGGAATGGCGTTGTCGGCGCCGATGACTCCGTCGGGCGTCTGGGCCCAGATCAAACCGACCCGTCGCGGACTCATCGGGCAGCTCCCGCGCGGACGACGTCCGGCGTCATACCGCGACCGGCGCCTTGATGGCCGGATGATGCTGGTAGCCGGGAACTTCCACGTCCTCGTAGGCGTAGTCGAACAGCGACGGCGCCCGCCGCAGCCGCAGCCGCGGGAACGGATAGGGCTCCCGCCCGAGCTGCTCGCGCACCTGCTCGACGTGGTTGTCGTAGATGTGGCAGTCGCCGCCGGTCCAGATGAAGTCGCCGGGTTCGAATCCGGCCTGCTGGGCCACCATGTGGGTGAGCAGCGCGTAGCTGGCGATATTGAACGGCACACCCAGGAACAGATCCGCGCTGCGCTGATACAGCTGGCACGACAGCCTGCCGCCGGCGACGTGGAACTGGAACAGCGCGTGGCACGGTGCCAGCGCCATCTTGTCCAGCTCGGCGACGTTCCACGCCGAGACGATCATCCGCCGCGAGTCCGGGTCGGTGCGCAGCGTGTGCAGGATCTGCGAGATCTGGTCGATGTGCGATCCGTCGGGCGTCGGCCAGGAGCGCCACTGGACGCCGTATACCGGACCCAGTTCGCCGTCGGGCGCGGCCCATTCGTCCCAGATGGTGACCCCGTGCTCGCGCAGCCATCCGACGTTCGAATCGCCGCGCAGGAACCACAGCAGCTCGTAGACGATCGACTTCAGGTGCACCCGCTTGGTGGTGATCAGCGGGAAACCGGCCGACAGGTCGTAGCGCAGCTGATGCCCGAAGACGCTGCGGGTGCCGGTGCCGGTGCGATCGGCCTTCGGCGTTCCGGTGTCCAGCACATGCCGCAGCAGGTCCTCGTACTGGGTGTCGGGAGGGCCGTCCATGGCCGTCCAGCTTACGCACGGGCAACCGGTCGCGATCGGGCACCGCCGCGCCTGGCAAGCTGGTCGGCGTGCGGCAGCTCTACGTGATCGGGATCGGAGCGGGCGACCCGGCCCAGGTGACGGTGCAGGCCATCGAGGCCCTGCGCCGTGTCGACGTGTTCTTCGTGATCGGCAAGGGCGATGCGAAACAGGAGCTGGTCGAGGTGCGCACCGCGATCCTCGCCGCGCACACCGACCGTCCGTACCGGATGCGGGAGATCCCCGATCCGCCCCGCGAGCGCATGGTCGGGGACGGGGACTATCGCGGGGTGGTCGAGGACTGGCACGAGCGCCGCGCCGCGCTGCTGGAGGAGGCGTTCGCCGAGACCGACGGCGTCGGCGGCATTCTCGTGTGGGGCGACCCGTCGCTGTACGACAGCACCCTGCGCATGGTCCGGCGGGTCGCCGA carries:
- the cobF gene encoding precorrin-6A synthase (deacetylating), producing the protein MRQLYVIGIGAGDPAQVTVQAIEALRRVDVFFVIGKGDAKQELVEVRTAILAAHTDRPYRMREIPDPPRERMVGDGDYRGVVEDWHERRAALLEEAFAETDGVGGILVWGDPSLYDSTLRMVRRVAERGAQRFDLEVIPGVTSAQALAARHRIVLHDIGEPVHITTGRRLREKGVAPGESTLVMLDGECSFTTVPGDDLHIWWGAYLGMPDETLIEGPLRSVEDRITHRRKELRDAKGWIMDIYLLRRVD
- a CDS encoding dihydrofolate reductase, giving the protein MSPRRVGLIWAQTPDGVIGADNAIPWRVPEDMAHFKNVTSGHPVVMGRRTWDSLPARARPLPNRRNIVVTRQPDWAAAGAERAGSPAEALRLACGELAWVMGGGEIYRAAMDHATELVVTEVDAEVAGDAYAPAVGPEWRIDSDSGWRTSRSGTRYRWLRYVR
- a CDS encoding thymidylate synthase; the protein is MDGPPDTQYEDLLRHVLDTGTPKADRTGTGTRSVFGHQLRYDLSAGFPLITTKRVHLKSIVYELLWFLRGDSNVGWLREHGVTIWDEWAAPDGELGPVYGVQWRSWPTPDGSHIDQISQILHTLRTDPDSRRMIVSAWNVAELDKMALAPCHALFQFHVAGGRLSCQLYQRSADLFLGVPFNIASYALLTHMVAQQAGFEPGDFIWTGGDCHIYDNHVEQVREQLGREPYPFPRLRLRRAPSLFDYAYEDVEVPGYQHHPAIKAPVAV